Proteins co-encoded in one Streptomyces sp. NBC_01283 genomic window:
- a CDS encoding type I polyketide synthase, translating to MTPGQDLTAADTLKRAYLTMERLQRQVAEYERARSEPIAIVGTGCRLPGGVTDAASYWRMLAEGTDTVGQIPAGRWDHESFYDEEAGKPGKVYTRSGAFLDDLEHFDHDFFGISQREAAAMDPAQRLSLRVCWEALENAGHAPSGLAGSRTGVFLGAASWDYITAQLRHPEDVSAYTSSGAAMSFIPARIAYLLDLRGPNLTVDSACSASLLAVHQACQSLRLGECDMALAGGVNVVLSPMLMISQSQFGSVSRQGRAMTFSDSADGYVRGEGCGVVVLKRLSDALRDKDRVLAVVRGGAVNQDGRSAGITAPNGAAQRDVFQRALDAAGVRADQVGYIETHGTGTRLGDPIEAEALADVYGREHGSPVYLGAVKTNIGHLEAAAGIAGLIKAAVCLERGEIPPNLHFDRLNSNISFDGTTFQVPTSLTPWPHTDGRRTAAVSSFGLSGTNVHLILEQAPQPSAPPAEDDRRPASVLALSARSESALTALAGRYADRLADEGTSLADVCHAAGTGRSHFRHRLAAVGSSREEVAGQLAAFARGESAPGLAQGEGDNSEVVFVFTGQGAQRPGMARSLYDTQPTFRRAVDECAEILLPLLEKPLLSVLFPDDADDQQINDTAYAQPATFVVEYAMAELWRSWGITPAAVLGHSFGECVAACVAGAMSLRDGLTFAVERARLIQEFSLPGTMAAIFASEEEVAAELAAHPGRIAIAAVNGPANIAVSGERDLVEAVCAAFSARGVKAKRLHIASAGHSPLMDPVLEPLRRAAQQITFTAPRIPLISNVTGELWPWDKAPDPDYWCRHVRGTVRFTDGVRTLRSMGYHTFVEVGPAPTLLGVISDALPPGHDDLLLPSLRPKQDDWEVLLGTVAELYAAGAPIDWTGFDRDYTRANVAVPTYPFDPVRCWQPPRPWDGTAAAPAEDRGDAPAVNGSGDRRSRSSRRSSRGRRRASRISTAAELLALGETERLDTLCAQFVLSVKDVLGSASTDVGVDDPLTGFGLDSLMAVELRNEIQSRLGLTLQITDFLGGATIASVARSIVKELAVIGGSGLAGTGHDGSGAPAAIQRMPRAVDAATALLDELTSSASASGQEKHS from the coding sequence ATGACGCCGGGACAGGACCTGACAGCGGCCGACACGCTCAAGCGCGCCTACCTGACGATGGAGCGCCTCCAGCGGCAGGTCGCGGAGTACGAGCGGGCACGCTCCGAGCCCATCGCCATCGTGGGCACCGGCTGCCGCCTCCCCGGCGGCGTGACCGACGCCGCCTCCTACTGGCGCATGCTGGCGGAGGGCACCGACACGGTGGGTCAGATACCCGCCGGGCGGTGGGACCACGAGTCGTTCTACGACGAGGAGGCCGGGAAGCCGGGGAAGGTCTACACCCGCTCCGGCGCGTTCCTCGACGACCTCGAGCACTTCGACCACGACTTCTTCGGCATCTCCCAGCGCGAGGCCGCGGCGATGGACCCGGCCCAGCGGCTGAGCCTGCGGGTGTGCTGGGAAGCCCTGGAGAACGCGGGTCACGCGCCGTCAGGACTGGCGGGCAGCCGTACCGGTGTGTTCCTGGGCGCGGCCTCCTGGGACTACATCACCGCCCAGTTGCGCCACCCCGAGGACGTCAGCGCCTACACCAGTTCCGGCGCCGCGATGTCCTTCATACCGGCCCGCATCGCCTACCTCCTCGATCTGCGCGGCCCGAACCTCACCGTCGACTCGGCCTGCTCCGCCTCGCTCCTGGCCGTCCACCAGGCGTGCCAGAGCCTGCGCCTCGGTGAATGCGACATGGCCCTGGCCGGTGGCGTCAACGTGGTGCTCTCACCGATGCTGATGATCTCCCAGTCGCAGTTCGGCTCGGTCTCCCGGCAGGGCCGCGCCATGACCTTCTCCGACAGCGCCGACGGCTATGTCCGCGGCGAGGGCTGTGGCGTGGTGGTACTCAAGCGGCTGTCCGACGCCCTGCGTGACAAGGACCGTGTGCTCGCGGTCGTGCGCGGCGGCGCGGTCAACCAGGACGGCCGGAGCGCGGGTATCACCGCGCCGAACGGCGCCGCGCAGCGCGATGTGTTCCAGCGCGCCCTGGACGCGGCGGGAGTGCGGGCCGATCAGGTCGGCTACATCGAGACCCACGGCACGGGCACCCGCCTCGGAGACCCCATCGAGGCCGAGGCACTCGCCGATGTGTATGGCCGCGAGCACGGATCTCCGGTCTATCTCGGCGCCGTCAAGACCAACATCGGCCACCTGGAGGCGGCCGCCGGCATCGCGGGGCTCATCAAGGCCGCGGTGTGCCTGGAGCGCGGCGAGATCCCGCCGAACCTGCATTTCGACCGGCTGAACTCCAACATCTCCTTCGACGGCACGACCTTCCAGGTGCCCACCTCTCTGACCCCGTGGCCGCACACCGACGGCCGCCGGACGGCCGCGGTCAGCAGTTTCGGGCTGAGCGGCACCAACGTCCACCTGATCCTGGAGCAGGCGCCGCAACCGTCGGCGCCGCCCGCCGAGGACGACCGCAGGCCCGCCTCGGTCCTGGCGCTGTCCGCCCGCAGCGAGAGCGCGCTCACCGCGCTCGCCGGCCGCTACGCCGACCGTCTTGCCGACGAGGGCACCTCACTGGCGGACGTGTGTCACGCGGCGGGCACCGGCCGCTCCCACTTCCGGCACCGTCTCGCCGCCGTCGGCTCCAGCCGCGAGGAGGTCGCCGGTCAGCTCGCCGCCTTCGCCCGCGGCGAGAGCGCGCCCGGCCTGGCGCAGGGTGAGGGGGACAACTCCGAGGTCGTGTTCGTCTTCACGGGCCAGGGAGCCCAGCGTCCCGGAATGGCCCGAAGCCTGTACGACACTCAGCCCACGTTCCGGCGGGCGGTCGACGAATGCGCCGAGATCCTGCTCCCGCTGCTCGAAAAGCCGCTGCTGTCCGTCCTGTTCCCCGACGACGCCGACGACCAGCAGATCAACGACACCGCCTATGCCCAGCCCGCCACGTTCGTCGTCGAGTACGCCATGGCCGAGCTGTGGCGGTCCTGGGGCATCACGCCCGCCGCCGTGCTCGGCCACAGTTTCGGCGAGTGTGTCGCGGCCTGTGTGGCGGGGGCCATGTCCCTGCGGGACGGGCTGACCTTCGCGGTGGAACGCGCCCGCCTCATCCAGGAGTTCTCGCTGCCCGGCACCATGGCCGCGATCTTCGCATCCGAGGAGGAGGTCGCCGCCGAGCTCGCCGCGCACCCGGGGCGGATCGCCATCGCCGCGGTCAACGGCCCCGCGAACATCGCGGTCTCCGGCGAGCGTGACCTCGTCGAGGCCGTGTGCGCCGCGTTCAGCGCCCGCGGTGTCAAGGCCAAGCGGCTGCACATCGCGTCGGCCGGACACTCCCCGCTGATGGACCCCGTGCTCGAGCCGCTGCGCCGCGCTGCCCAGCAGATCACTTTCACCGCCCCGCGCATTCCCCTGATCTCCAACGTCACCGGCGAGTTGTGGCCCTGGGACAAGGCGCCGGATCCCGACTACTGGTGCCGGCACGTCCGCGGAACCGTCCGGTTCACCGACGGTGTGCGCACCCTGCGGTCCATGGGTTATCACACCTTCGTGGAGGTCGGCCCCGCCCCCACGCTGCTGGGCGTGATCAGCGACGCCCTGCCGCCGGGCCACGACGACCTGCTGCTGCCCAGCCTGCGGCCCAAGCAGGACGACTGGGAGGTCCTGCTGGGCACGGTGGCCGAGCTGTACGCGGCCGGCGCCCCCATCGACTGGACCGGCTTCGACCGCGACTACACCCGCGCCAACGTGGCCGTGCCCACGTACCCGTTCGATCCGGTCCGCTGCTGGCAGCCCCCGCGCCCGTGGGACGGCACCGCGGCGGCGCCCGCCGAGGACAGGGGCGACGCGCCGGCCGTGAACGGCTCCGGTGACCGCCGCTCCCGCTCCAGCCGCCGGTCCTCGCGCGGCCGGCGCCGCGCGAGCCGTATCTCCACGGCCGCCGAGCTGCTGGCGCTGGGTGAGACCGAGCGTCTCGACACCCTCTGCGCCCAGTTCGTGCTCAGCGTCAAGGACGTCCTGGGCTCCGCTTCCACCGATGTCGGCGTGGACGATCCGCTGACCGGCTTCGGCCTGGACTCCCTGATGGCCGTCGAACTGCGCAACGAGATCCAGAGCAGGCTCGGCCTGACCCTGCAGATCACCGACTTCCTGGGCGGCGCGACCATCGCAAGCGTCGCCAGGAGCATCGTCAAGGAGCTTGCCGTGATCGGTGGCAGCGGCTTGGCGGGCACAGGGCACGACGGCTCCGGGGCACCCGCTGCGATCCAGCGAATGCCCCGGGCCGTCGATGCCGCAACGGCACTACTCGACGAACTGACCAGCTCCGCTTCCGCGTCCGGCCAGGAGAAGCACTCGTGA